ACCGCCCGGCGTCGGCTTCAAGAACTCTGTCGGAAACAACTCACTCAGCACAAATACCCGCTGAACATTTTTCTCCTCCGGGAACATCACATCCAGACGCTGACGGGCCTGGTCAACCAACTGGTCGTCGGTGAGACCTTGTTGCCGTTCGTTGTTTCTATAAACCGTGGCTACGCCAGAAACAAGATCAATATCTACAATACCCCGAAGCTGCCCAATCTGTCGAACTGCCATCTTATTGTAAAGGCCCATGTATTGGTTGTTTCGGAAAGAGCCATTTCTCCCTTCTGCAGGGCACGCGTAGGCATTGGCACCGGCCTGGGCCTCATAAAAATCACCACAATTAACGATAGTAAGTTGGTCGAATGTGAAAGGCATATTGTAAGCGAGAAAGGAGAAAATTTCGGTTAAAAAGACAGGCCAATCTGAGTGCCTGCGGCTTTGGGTTTGCGCCCGCGCTTCCCGCCACCAGATGCCGGGCCTTCCCCTTTCTTCGGGGAAGTAACTTGGGCTGTGAGCCGCGCTAGCAGCGCGCTGGCTGGCTCATCGGTGGCATCCTGGGGCACCAGCCGTCCGGTAAAGGCCCGGTGTAGCAAGCTCTGCCGCAGCCGCTCCGCCCGCTTTAATTCGTCGGCCAGCGTGTGCTCCAGCGCGTCAATGGTGGATAGGCGCCGCTCGGCTTCCGCCACGATTTCGGCTTGCTCGGCCAGCGGTGGTACTGGTAGGGGTAATTGGCGACACATGGCTAGCGTCAAGTTTACTTGACTTGTGGTCGTATTAGCTTGTTTCAGCAACCACTTCATAATTGTCTCTGTCAGTAGAGACGTCAAGAGGAATCTATTAGAATAAGAAGGCAAAGGATTAAAGGCTGCAATTGCCTGATTGATATTCCATTCAGGATGGTCATCAGGAACAATAGCA
The Hymenobacter sp. DG25B genome window above contains:
- a CDS encoding restriction endonuclease subunit S, with amino-acid sequence MPEGWVWATAEQICTFITKGSTPDKNELFADQGEVPFIKVYNLTKTGKLDFTINPTYVRFKTHNSLLNRSKAYPGDVLINIVGPPLGKVAIVPDDHPEWNINQAIAAFNPLPSYSNRFLLTSLLTETIMKWLLKQANTTTSQVNLTLAMCRQLPLPVPPLAEQAEIVAEAERRLSTIDALEHTLADELKRAERLRQSLLHRAFTGRLVPQDATDEPASALLARLTAQVTSPKKGEGPASGGGKRGRKPKAAGTQIGLSF